From Bacillus alveayuensis, one genomic window encodes:
- a CDS encoding hypothetical protein (product_source=Hypo-rule applied) has translation MYNGRDMTELSMISKRKWSTEELSHFHHAFQQILPYLNIEGQTMYREIVEEIKARNS, from the coding sequence ATGTATAATGGACGAGATATGACGGAGCTTTCCATGATATCTAAACGAAAATGGAGTACTGAGGAGCTTTCTCACTTTCATCACGCTTTTCAGCAAATATTGCCTTATTTAAACATCGAAGGACAAACGATGTACCGTGAAATTGTGGAAGAAATTAAAGCACGTAATTCTTAG
- a CDS encoding urease accessory protein UreH (product_source=COG0829; cog=COG0829; pfam=PF01774), translated as MKNNIHEYLQDPLIVYKHAHLEQDTVVHMERGTTFLYKEIINQGWSDTGQPFLFQELRLKLKVYEENRRKAMVKQQSFRKEPI; from the coding sequence TTGAAAAATAACATACATGAATATTTGCAGGATCCGTTAATTGTTTATAAACATGCTCATTTAGAGCAGGATACAGTTGTCCATATGGAAAGAGGGACAACTTTTCTTTATAAGGAAATTATTAATCAGGGCTGGTCGGATACTGGCCAGCCTTTCCTATTTCAAGAACTTCGTTTAAAATTGAAAGTATATGAAGAAAACCGCCGAAAAGCTATGGTAAAGCAACAATCTTTTAGAAAAGAGCCTATTTAA
- a CDS encoding pimeloyl-ACP methyl ester carboxylesterase (product_source=COG0596; cath_funfam=3.40.50.1820; cog=COG0596; pfam=PF12697; superfamily=53474) yields MQLNSKNVNVNGISTHYHEMGEGAPVLLIHGSGPGVSAWANWRLVIPELAKNFHVFAPDIVGFGYTERPENISYNVELWTQYLIGFIEKISEDRVHIIGNSLGGALALHIVHKRPDLVNKMVLMGSVGVPFQLTYGLDKVWGYEPSIENMKKILEIFVYNKEIATDELAELRYKASIETGFQEAFSKMFPEPRQPHIDKLALTDEQIKFITNPVLLIHGKEDIVIPYKETSLKLLELLPNSELHVFSNCGHWTQIEKKDEFCQLCENFFLRNEK; encoded by the coding sequence CTACTCATTATCACGAAATGGGTGAGGGAGCTCCTGTACTATTAATACATGGATCAGGTCCAGGTGTTAGCGCTTGGGCAAACTGGAGATTAGTCATCCCGGAACTAGCCAAAAATTTTCATGTATTTGCACCAGATATTGTTGGCTTCGGTTACACGGAAAGGCCTGAAAATATTTCATACAATGTCGAATTATGGACACAGTATTTAATCGGTTTTATAGAAAAGATTTCCGAGGATCGTGTGCATATTATCGGAAATTCCCTCGGCGGAGCATTAGCATTGCATATCGTTCATAAAAGGCCGGATTTGGTTAACAAAATGGTTTTAATGGGTTCTGTAGGTGTACCATTTCAACTGACTTACGGTTTAGATAAAGTATGGGGATATGAACCGAGTATTGAAAATATGAAAAAAATACTTGAGATATTTGTTTATAACAAGGAAATTGCGACAGACGAATTAGCTGAGTTGCGTTATAAAGCAAGTATAGAGACAGGCTTTCAAGAAGCTTTTTCGAAAATGTTCCCAGAACCACGCCAACCACATATTGACAAATTAGCCTTAACAGATGAACAAATTAAATTCATTACAAACCCGGTGCTATTGATTCATGGCAAGGAAGATATCGTGATTCCTTATAAAGAAACGAGCCTAAAGCTATTAGAATTGCTTCCGAATTCGGAGTTGCATGTTTTTTCAAATTGTGGCCATTGGACTCAAATTGAGAAAAAAGATGAGTTTTGTCAATTATGTGAAAACTTCTTTCTTCGTAATGAAAAATAG
- a CDS encoding enoyl-[acyl-carrier protein] reductase III (product_source=KO:K10780; cath_funfam=3.40.50.720; cog=COG1028; ko=KO:K10780; pfam=PF13561; superfamily=51735) — MTQEKVALITGSSRGIGKAIAIRLAEKGYNIVINYARSKKAAVETAEEIEKLGVKTLVVKANVGKTEKIKELFKEIDETFGRLDVFVNNAASGVLRPLMDLEESHWNWTMDINSKALLFCAQEAAKLMEKNGGGYIVSISSLGAIRYLKNYTTVGVSKAALEALTRYLAVELAPKNIIVNAVSGGVIDTDALTHFPNREELINEAKEKTPAGRMVEKEDLVNAVEFLVSDKAFMIRGQTIIVDGGISLLV, encoded by the coding sequence TTGACGCAAGAGAAAGTAGCTCTTATAACCGGAAGCAGCCGTGGTATTGGAAAAGCTATCGCGATTCGCCTAGCTGAAAAAGGCTATAATATTGTGATCAACTATGCAAGAAGCAAAAAAGCAGCTGTTGAAACGGCTGAAGAAATCGAGAAATTAGGTGTGAAAACACTTGTTGTTAAAGCAAATGTGGGGAAAACGGAAAAAATAAAGGAATTGTTTAAAGAAATTGATGAAACGTTTGGACGTTTAGATGTATTTGTTAATAACGCCGCTTCAGGAGTGCTTAGGCCGCTAATGGACCTTGAAGAATCACATTGGAACTGGACGATGGATATTAATAGTAAGGCATTATTATTTTGTGCACAAGAAGCTGCGAAATTGATGGAGAAAAACGGTGGAGGGTATATCGTTAGCATTAGTTCTCTCGGAGCTATTCGCTACTTGAAAAATTATACAACGGTAGGGGTTTCAAAAGCAGCTTTAGAAGCGTTAACAAGATACTTAGCGGTAGAGCTAGCACCAAAAAACATTATCGTTAATGCTGTATCGGGTGGTGTGATCGATACAGATGCTTTAACTCACTTTCCGAATCGTGAAGAGCTGATAAATGAAGCAAAAGAAAAAACACCTGCAGGACGAATGGTTGAAAAAGAGGATTTAGTCAATGCAGTTGAATTTTTAGTATCGGACAAGGCATTTATGATTCGTGGCCAAACGATTATTGTTGATGGCGGAATTTCTCTTTTAGTGTAA
- a CDS encoding CDP-4-dehydro-6-deoxyglucose reductase (product_source=KO:K00523; cath_funfam=3.10.20.30; cog=COG0633; ko=KO:K00523; pfam=PF00111; superfamily=54292) — protein MNKIKLTINNQTVYHPMEVDVLSIARKHFIGIPYACCGGGCGLCKIKVLSGNYEIGMASKTALTDDERKEGYSLACKTYPKSDLVIEIVRI, from the coding sequence TTGAATAAGATTAAGTTAACTATTAATAACCAGACCGTTTATCACCCAATGGAAGTAGATGTGCTTTCTATCGCAAGAAAGCATTTTATTGGAATACCTTATGCATGCTGCGGTGGAGGCTGCGGCTTGTGTAAAATTAAAGTTTTATCTGGTAACTACGAGATAGGGATGGCATCGAAAACTGCTTTAACAGATGATGAGAGAAAAGAAGGGTATTCTTTGGCATGTAAAACATATCCAAAAAGCGATTTAGTAATAGAAATTGTAAGAATTTGA
- a CDS encoding A/G-specific adenine glycosylase (product_source=KO:K03575; cath_funfam=1.10.1670.10,1.10.340.30,3.90.79.10; cog=COG1194; ko=KO:K03575; pfam=PF00730,PF14815; smart=SM00478,SM00525; superfamily=48150,55811; tigrfam=TIGR01084) — MEEILQKQLMHFQKETFQRDLLEWYRREKRDLPWRKDQDPYKVWVSEIMLQQTRVDTVKPFFNQFIKKFPTIEALAEADEEEVLKAWEGLGYYSRARNLHSAVKEVKETYGGKVPDDPKQLEKLKGIGPYTKGAILSIAYNLPEPAVDGNVMRVVSRILTIWEDIAKPKTRKIFESVIREIISKEHPSDFNQALMELGALVCTPTSPSCLLCPVRKHCAAYHEGVEEELPVKTKTKAHRQVQIAAAVLKKDDFYYIHKRPSQGLLANLWEFPNCETKRGNLSQKKQLEQFLQQEYGIESTIGDLAGTIQHVFSHLTWNISVFFGHVKNDTEMKEINKVTKDEMNQYAFPVSHQKIFSLYQEQS; from the coding sequence ATGGAAGAAATACTACAAAAGCAGCTTATGCATTTTCAAAAAGAAACATTTCAACGTGATTTACTCGAATGGTATCGTCGTGAAAAAAGAGATTTACCGTGGAGAAAGGATCAAGATCCATATAAAGTATGGGTATCAGAAATAATGCTGCAACAGACGCGCGTTGATACAGTAAAACCTTTTTTTAACCAATTTATCAAAAAATTTCCTACCATCGAGGCCTTAGCTGAAGCGGATGAAGAAGAGGTATTAAAAGCTTGGGAAGGTCTCGGTTATTATTCCCGTGCTAGAAATTTACATTCAGCTGTGAAGGAAGTGAAAGAGACATATGGTGGAAAAGTTCCGGATGATCCGAAACAATTAGAAAAATTAAAAGGGATCGGGCCTTATACGAAAGGGGCTATTTTAAGTATTGCCTACAATCTTCCTGAACCAGCTGTAGACGGAAATGTCATGCGTGTTGTTTCAAGAATTTTAACCATTTGGGAGGATATAGCTAAGCCGAAAACGAGAAAAATTTTTGAGTCCGTCATTCGTGAAATCATTTCAAAAGAGCATCCGTCTGATTTTAATCAAGCTTTGATGGAGTTAGGAGCATTAGTTTGTACACCAACATCACCGTCTTGTCTTCTTTGCCCTGTACGCAAACATTGTGCAGCCTATCATGAAGGTGTGGAAGAGGAGCTCCCTGTTAAAACGAAAACGAAGGCACACCGACAAGTACAAATAGCTGCTGCTGTTTTAAAAAAGGATGACTTTTATTATATTCATAAAAGGCCTTCGCAAGGGTTATTAGCAAATTTATGGGAGTTTCCGAATTGTGAAACGAAACGAGGAAATTTATCACAAAAAAAGCAGCTAGAACAATTTTTACAACAAGAATATGGCATTGAATCAACGATTGGCGACTTAGCTGGAACGATTCAGCACGTATTTTCTCATCTAACGTGGAACATCTCAGTCTTTTTTGGACATGTAAAGAACGATACGGAAATGAAAGAGATAAACAAAGTGACAAAAGATGAGATGAATCAATACGCATTTCCAGTTTCACATCAAAAAATCTTTTCCTTATATCAGGAACAAAGTTGA
- a CDS encoding hypothetical protein (product_source=Hypo-rule applied; pfam=PF03824; superfamily=103473; transmembrane_helix_parts=Inside_1_43,TMhelix_44_66,Outside_67_75,TMhelix_76_95,Inside_96_115,TMhelix_116_138,Outside_139_147,TMhelix_148_170,Inside_171_181,TMhelix_182_204,Outside_205_214), translated as MTVNFLSVLFFGLILGMKHATEPDHVIAVSTIASRTKAIKKSSLTGVYWGIGHTLTLLVIGMVVIGFKTTISETVSMTLELFVGFMLVLLGILSFRPNQQKLVHKQNKDYTYVKSLIIGFIHGLAGSAAMVLLTMTTVESYFQAFLYICIFGVGTIIGMFFLTTIIGLPFVFGNRMKKFVPFIYGIAGVISILYGIYYIYEIIIKDGLLDLIYY; from the coding sequence ATGACAGTCAATTTTCTATCAGTTCTTTTTTTTGGACTGATTCTAGGAATGAAACATGCGACAGAACCAGATCATGTAATCGCTGTTTCAACAATTGCTAGTAGAACAAAAGCCATAAAAAAATCAAGTTTAACAGGAGTGTATTGGGGCATAGGGCATACACTGACGCTTTTGGTAATCGGGATGGTCGTGATCGGATTTAAAACAACCATTTCAGAAACAGTATCGATGACATTGGAATTATTCGTTGGCTTTATGCTAGTCCTTTTAGGAATTTTAAGTTTTCGTCCTAATCAGCAAAAATTAGTACATAAACAAAATAAGGATTATACGTATGTTAAATCATTGATTATCGGATTTATTCATGGGTTGGCTGGAAGTGCTGCAATGGTTCTTTTAACCATGACGACGGTTGAAAGCTATTTTCAAGCGTTTTTATACATTTGTATTTTTGGAGTTGGCACGATTATTGGCATGTTTTTTTTAACAACCATTATCGGTCTCCCCTTTGTTTTCGGAAATAGAATGAAAAAATTTGTTCCCTTCATTTATGGTATCGCAGGTGTAATCAGTATTTTATATGGGATTTACTATATATATGAAATCATCATTAAAGATGGATTGCTCGATCTAATCTACTACTAA
- a CDS encoding inner membrane protein (product_source=KO:K07038; cog=COG1988; ko=KO:K07038; pfam=PF04307; superfamily=53850; transmembrane_helix_parts=Inside_1_64,TMhelix_65_87,Outside_88_91,TMhelix_92_114,Inside_115_126,TMhelix_127_149,Outside_150_158,TMhelix_159_178,Inside_179_324): MDTGTHVVMGIALGGIATLDPYVGGHLITSEAIMVSTVVGSQAPDIDTFLKLKNNAVYIRNHRGWTHSIPAIILWSLLITFSINFFIPESNLFHLWLWTLIAVFLHVFVDIFNGYGTQALRPFSKKWLALGTINTFDPFIFIMHIVGIIIWMIGYDPGFTFLTIYLILFAYYVVRLFMQRKIIKKVHEKIDKVEQIVFNPTIQFHKWVIVVKTKNEFYVAHAIRGDIDILDRFERKPLPNNELMEAAKKDHNIDAFLSFSPIYRWEIAEYDDFVEVRFTDLRYRSKKYYPFVAVCHLDHDQQIIRSYTGWIFSEKSLRKKLDLI; this comes from the coding sequence TTGGATACTGGCACACATGTTGTAATGGGGATTGCATTAGGTGGAATCGCTACGTTGGATCCTTATGTTGGAGGGCATCTCATCACTTCAGAAGCAATAATGGTCAGCACCGTTGTTGGCTCTCAAGCCCCTGACATTGATACATTTTTAAAACTGAAAAACAATGCTGTATATATTCGAAACCATCGCGGCTGGACACATTCCATCCCTGCAATTATCCTATGGTCTCTTCTCATTACTTTCTCCATAAATTTTTTTATACCCGAAAGCAATTTGTTCCATCTATGGTTGTGGACATTAATCGCTGTTTTTCTTCATGTCTTTGTCGATATTTTTAATGGTTATGGGACTCAAGCTTTACGGCCATTTTCAAAAAAATGGCTTGCACTTGGAACGATTAATACGTTTGACCCATTTATTTTTATTATGCATATTGTCGGAATCATCATTTGGATGATTGGCTACGATCCTGGGTTTACCTTTTTAACGATTTACCTTATTCTCTTCGCTTACTATGTTGTTCGTCTTTTTATGCAAAGAAAGATTATTAAAAAAGTACACGAAAAAATTGATAAAGTGGAACAAATCGTATTTAATCCAACCATTCAATTTCATAAATGGGTAATAGTTGTCAAAACAAAAAATGAATTTTATGTTGCACACGCCATCAGAGGTGATATCGATATTCTCGATCGATTTGAACGAAAACCATTGCCTAACAATGAGCTGATGGAAGCAGCAAAAAAAGATCATAATATCGATGCTTTTTTATCCTTCTCTCCTATTTACCGTTGGGAGATTGCAGAATATGATGATTTTGTTGAAGTACGATTTACTGACCTTCGTTATCGTAGCAAGAAATATTACCCATTTGTTGCCGTATGTCATCTAGACCATGATCAACAAATTATTCGTTCCTATACGGGTTGGATTTTTAGTGAAAAAAGCTTGAGAAAAAAATTAGATTTAATTTAA
- a CDS encoding sugar diacid utilization regulator (product_source=COG3835; cath_funfam=3.30.1380.20; cog=COG3835; pfam=PF02830,PF06505,PF13556; smart=SM00989; superfamily=111126,46689) yields MNNTVFESDTLHITENNGEYYVNGERVLLVSISAFGTLKEDIANNIGLERLKGFQIRHGQELGKNDAYKAAKMNFPSIKETIFYGPKMHMMKGHAKVKTKFLKIWDSKNAEKKSVHMEGSWFNSYEAEDHLIRNGKSDTPVCNTLVGYASGYLSVICNQRVIVKETACKAKGDDYCCWVAKSIDICDEETINSELKYYEEDPIVKELGYTYEKLLEERNSLARAASIYKKLAEELLAGNDLESIAKTVYESTGLPIIIENHCFHLLAYAGLTKETFYEKDQSFKEYLNVQIDKDQKSYKPFYSTKKIVTKNHIRLVTPFYVGKKIFGYCSLIYEDAQKEVLKLDYLILERIALVCSLYLLNEKKSFEATERMKGYFLDQILSGKNVPKEEIIQRGRYINLDLNQPYYIVMIKYFHTNQDKNSQDELVFHELFMESISEFFKERKRNLLYSQRSNGVVLLVPESELFKNRVEPFCHELIQYLSKKHKTYKFKAGISLVGNEINEAAKRYEEAVTALRITTFHNKIVSFQSLGMVGALMNGNNVEMVKKTARYLLGELYQCKDSSKNHELLKTLYVYLENGGNLELTAEDLCLSVSGLRYRLQKIKTLLGKDLNDPNFHYQLFLSLQALIMIAEIEV; encoded by the coding sequence ATGAATAATACGGTGTTTGAATCCGATACTTTACATATTACTGAAAACAACGGTGAATATTACGTGAACGGCGAACGTGTTCTATTAGTATCCATCTCTGCTTTTGGAACTCTTAAAGAGGATATTGCAAATAATATTGGATTGGAACGACTTAAAGGCTTTCAAATACGACACGGTCAGGAGCTAGGGAAAAATGATGCATATAAAGCAGCTAAAATGAATTTTCCTTCGATTAAGGAAACGATTTTTTATGGTCCTAAAATGCATATGATGAAAGGGCATGCAAAGGTTAAAACAAAATTTTTAAAGATATGGGACTCTAAAAATGCTGAAAAAAAATCGGTTCATATGGAAGGAAGCTGGTTTAACTCATATGAAGCAGAAGATCACTTAATTCGCAATGGAAAATCCGATACACCAGTATGTAATACTCTCGTAGGCTATGCGAGTGGTTATTTATCTGTCATTTGCAATCAACGTGTCATCGTTAAAGAAACGGCCTGCAAAGCGAAAGGTGATGACTATTGCTGCTGGGTCGCTAAATCCATTGATATTTGTGATGAAGAAACCATTAACAGTGAACTGAAATATTATGAGGAAGACCCGATCGTCAAAGAGCTAGGATATACGTATGAAAAGTTATTGGAAGAGAGAAATAGCTTAGCTAGAGCAGCAAGCATTTATAAAAAGCTAGCAGAGGAGCTTTTAGCAGGAAACGATTTAGAGTCTATCGCCAAGACAGTTTATGAATCAACAGGGCTTCCTATTATCATTGAAAATCATTGCTTTCATCTTCTTGCATATGCTGGACTGACGAAAGAAACATTTTATGAAAAAGATCAATCATTTAAAGAGTATTTAAATGTACAAATAGATAAAGATCAAAAATCGTATAAACCGTTTTACTCTACCAAAAAAATTGTCACAAAGAACCATATTCGTCTAGTAACCCCCTTTTATGTGGGCAAAAAAATATTTGGTTATTGTTCTTTAATATATGAGGATGCACAGAAAGAGGTTTTGAAATTAGATTATTTAATTCTAGAGAGAATTGCTTTAGTTTGCTCCCTTTATCTTTTAAATGAAAAAAAAAGCTTTGAAGCGACTGAACGAATGAAAGGGTATTTTCTTGACCAAATTTTATCTGGGAAAAATGTTCCTAAGGAAGAAATTATTCAACGAGGACGTTATATTAATCTTGATTTAAATCAACCTTATTACATTGTAATGATCAAATATTTCCATACTAATCAAGACAAAAATTCACAAGATGAATTAGTTTTTCATGAATTGTTTATGGAGTCGATTTCTGAGTTTTTTAAAGAAAGGAAACGAAACCTTCTCTATTCACAGCGATCGAATGGAGTCGTTTTGTTAGTTCCTGAAAGTGAGCTTTTCAAAAATAGGGTAGAACCATTTTGCCATGAATTGATTCAATACCTTTCCAAAAAACATAAGACGTATAAATTTAAAGCGGGAATCAGCTTGGTCGGAAACGAAATTAATGAGGCGGCCAAGCGTTATGAAGAGGCTGTTACTGCACTTCGTATCACAACTTTTCATAATAAAATTGTTTCCTTTCAATCATTAGGAATGGTTGGCGCGTTAATGAATGGGAACAATGTAGAAATGGTGAAAAAAACTGCCAGATATTTGTTAGGAGAATTGTATCAATGCAAAGATAGTTCCAAAAATCATGAGCTTTTAAAGACATTATATGTTTATCTAGAAAATGGAGGAAATCTTGAACTAACCGCTGAAGACCTTTGTTTGTCTGTCAGTGGCCTCCGATACAGATTACAAAAAATTAAAACCCTTTTAGGGAAGGATTTAAACGATCCGAATTTTCATTATCAATTGTTTTTGTCTTTGCAAGCTCTTATTATGATTGCCGAAATAGAAGTTTGA